From Streptomyces cyaneogriseus subsp. noncyanogenus, the proteins below share one genomic window:
- a CDS encoding lysylphosphatidylglycerol synthase domain-containing protein — translation MKQQGEQPGDPGNTEGSSDASPRPATAGEAAGGGTAPDAGPANTTHIDEVEGDEPLLPARVHRPSDLMRLLIGVLAVAVLLGVAAFAHGTTSGLEQDITKGTGQAPDLLIKIAGLASSIAILLVPVAFAIERLIKRDGLRIADGVLAAVLAHGVTLATDLWVAKGAPGSIQDALTQPSPGDIHALTDPVHGYLAPVIAYMTAVGMSRRPRWRAVLWIVLLLDAFSMLVTGYTTPFSIILTVLIGWTVAYGTLYAVGSPNVRPTGRTLMAGLRTVGFHPVTASRVEAAPSDTAESGDRGRRYFVTLEDGPPLDVTVVDREQQAQGFFYRAWRNLTLRGFATRSSLQSLRQALEQEALLAYAAIAAGANAPKLIATSELGPDAVMLVYEHTGGRTLDSLADDEITDDLLRDTWHQVRSLQSRRIAHRRLVGDAILVDRSGTVILTDLRAGEIAAGDLLLRMDVSQLLVALGLRVGAERAVASAVSVLGPDAVADCLPMLQPIALSRSTRATLRRLARERAQRERDAVLEASRQAKQARLEAAGADAGAVSLEKPDKKAVRAEQRAEKRAIDEALEEAREEDLLTQIRHEVLRIRPQAPIEPARLERVRPRTLISFIAGAIGAYFLLTQLTHIEFGPLIANAEWGWVIAAVLFSAASYVAAAMALLGFVPERVPFLRTVAAQVAGSFVKIVAPAAVGGVALNTRFLQRAGVRPGLAVASVGASQLFGLGCHILMLLAFGYLTGTEKTPSLSPSRTVIAGLLTVAVLVLVATSVPFLRKFVVTRVRSLFAGVVPRMLDVLQRPQKLVTGIGGMLLLTACFVMCLDASIRAFGDESTSISIASVAVVFLAGNALGSAAPTPGGVGAVEATLTVGLIAVGLPKEVAAPAVLLFRLLTLWLPVLPGWLAFNHLTRKEAL, via the coding sequence ATGAAGCAGCAGGGAGAGCAGCCCGGCGACCCCGGGAACACAGAGGGCTCCTCCGACGCTTCACCGCGCCCTGCCACCGCCGGGGAGGCCGCCGGGGGCGGGACCGCACCGGACGCCGGCCCCGCGAACACGACCCACATCGACGAGGTCGAGGGCGACGAGCCGCTGCTGCCCGCGCGTGTGCACCGCCCCTCGGACCTCATGCGGCTGCTGATCGGCGTTCTCGCCGTCGCCGTGCTGCTGGGCGTCGCCGCCTTCGCGCACGGCACCACCTCGGGTCTCGAACAGGACATCACCAAGGGCACCGGGCAGGCACCCGACCTGCTGATCAAGATCGCGGGCCTGGCCTCCAGCATCGCGATCCTCCTGGTACCGGTCGCGTTCGCCATCGAGCGCCTGATCAAACGGGACGGGCTGCGCATCGCCGACGGCGTCCTGGCGGCGGTCCTGGCCCACGGTGTGACCCTCGCCACCGACCTGTGGGTCGCCAAGGGGGCGCCCGGCTCCATCCAGGACGCCCTCACCCAGCCCTCGCCCGGTGACATCCACGCCCTCACCGACCCCGTGCACGGCTATCTCGCGCCCGTCATCGCCTATATGACGGCGGTGGGCATGTCCCGCCGTCCGCGCTGGCGCGCGGTGCTGTGGATCGTGCTCCTCCTCGACGCCTTCTCGATGCTCGTCACGGGCTACACCACGCCGTTCTCGATCATCCTGACGGTGCTGATCGGCTGGACGGTCGCCTACGGGACGCTGTACGCGGTCGGCTCGCCCAACGTCCGCCCCACCGGCCGCACCCTCATGGCGGGTCTGCGGACCGTCGGGTTCCACCCGGTGACCGCCTCCCGCGTGGAGGCGGCGCCGTCGGACACGGCCGAGAGCGGCGACCGCGGCAGGCGCTACTTCGTCACGCTGGAGGACGGGCCTCCGCTGGACGTGACGGTCGTCGACCGGGAGCAGCAGGCGCAGGGCTTCTTCTACCGCGCCTGGCGCAACCTGACCCTGCGCGGCTTCGCCACCCGCAGCAGCCTCCAGTCGCTGCGCCAGGCCCTGGAGCAGGAGGCGCTGCTCGCCTACGCGGCCATCGCGGCCGGCGCCAACGCGCCCAAGCTGATCGCCACCTCCGAGCTGGGCCCCGACGCCGTGATGCTGGTCTACGAGCACACCGGCGGACGCACCCTGGACTCGCTGGCGGACGACGAGATCACCGACGACCTGCTGCGCGACACCTGGCACCAGGTGCGGTCCCTGCAGTCCCGGCGTATCGCGCACCGCAGGCTGGTGGGCGACGCCATCCTGGTGGATCGTTCCGGCACGGTGATCCTCACCGACCTGCGCGCCGGCGAGATCGCCGCCGGCGATCTGCTGCTGCGCATGGACGTCTCCCAGCTGCTGGTCGCCCTCGGCCTGCGGGTGGGGGCGGAGCGGGCGGTGGCCTCGGCGGTGAGCGTGCTGGGCCCCGACGCCGTCGCCGACTGCCTGCCGATGCTCCAGCCCATCGCGCTCAGCCGCTCCACCCGCGCGACGCTGCGCAGACTGGCCCGGGAACGCGCCCAGCGCGAGCGGGACGCGGTCCTGGAGGCGTCCCGGCAGGCCAAGCAGGCCCGCCTGGAGGCGGCCGGCGCCGACGCCGGGGCCGTGTCCCTGGAGAAGCCGGACAAGAAGGCCGTACGCGCCGAACAGCGGGCCGAGAAACGGGCCATCGACGAGGCGCTGGAGGAGGCCCGCGAGGAGGACCTGCTCACCCAGATCCGGCACGAGGTGCTGCGGATCAGGCCCCAGGCGCCGATCGAACCGGCCCGGCTGGAGCGGGTGCGTCCGCGCACGCTGATCAGTTTCATCGCCGGTGCGATCGGCGCGTACTTCCTGCTCACCCAGCTCACGCACATCGAGTTCGGGCCGCTGATCGCCAACGCCGAGTGGGGCTGGGTGATCGCGGCGGTGCTGTTCTCCGCGGCCAGCTACGTCGCGGCGGCGATGGCGCTGCTGGGGTTCGTCCCCGAGCGGGTGCCGTTCCTGCGCACCGTGGCGGCGCAGGTCGCCGGGTCGTTCGTGAAGATCGTCGCCCCGGCCGCGGTCGGCGGCGTCGCCCTCAACACACGCTTCCTGCAGCGCGCGGGGGTGCGGCCGGGGCTCGCGGTCGCCAGCGTCGGCGCCTCGCAGTTGTTCGGCCTCGGCTGCCACATCCTGATGCTGCTGGCCTTCGGCTATCTGACCGGCACCGAGAAGACCCCTTCGCTGTCGCCGTCCCGGACGGTCATCGCGGGCCTGCTGACGGTGGCGGTCCTGGTCCTCGTCGCGACCTCGGTGCCGTTCCTGCGCAAGTTCGTCGTCACGCGCGTGCGGTCGCTCTTCGCCGGCGTCGTGCCGCGCATGCTCGATGTGCTCCAGCGCCCGCAGAAGCTGGTCACCGGCATCGGCGGCATGCTGCTGCTGACCGCCTGCTTCGTGATGTGCCTGGACGCCTCGATCCGCGCGTTCGGCGACGAGTCCACGTCGATCAGCATCGCCAGCGTCGCCGTGGTCTTCCTCGCGGGCAACGCGCTCGGCTCCGCGGCGCCGACCCCGGGCGGCGTGGGCGCGGTGGAGGCGACCCTCACGGTCGGCCTGATCGCCGTCGGCCTCCCCAAGGAGGTCGCCGCACCGGCGGTGCTGCTGTTCCGGCTGCTGACGCTGTGGCTGCCGGTCCTGCCGGGGTGGCTGGCCTTCAACCACCTGACACGGAAGGAAGCCCTGTGA
- a CDS encoding MGMT family protein, with translation MSEERLPDDARAEHADSLPDYAERVLEVTELIPPGRVMTYGDVAEWLGEGGPRQVGRVMALYGGAVPWWRVVRADGVLLPGHELEALDRYRAEGTPLREAGRAAEGHLPRLDLRRARWDGAACAEGHT, from the coding sequence ATGAGTGAGGAGCGCCTTCCGGACGACGCCCGCGCGGAGCACGCGGACTCCCTGCCCGACTACGCCGAGCGGGTCCTCGAGGTCACCGAACTGATTCCGCCCGGCCGGGTCATGACCTACGGCGATGTCGCCGAATGGCTGGGGGAGGGCGGCCCTCGCCAGGTGGGCCGCGTGATGGCCCTGTACGGCGGAGCCGTCCCGTGGTGGCGCGTCGTCCGCGCTGACGGCGTGCTCCTTCCCGGTCACGAACTGGAGGCGCTCGACCGCTACCGCGCGGAGGGCACCCCCCTGAGGGAGGCGGGCAGGGCCGCGGAGGGCCATCTGCCGCGCCTCGACCTGAGACGCGCGCGGTGGGACGGTGCTGCGTGCGCGGAGGGTCACACCTGA
- a CDS encoding ATP-dependent helicase → MSSSSTTRRPPHPPVRQGSRGAYRLVRTPPARVAPPRLDAAQRAVVDHGSGPLLVLAGPGTGKTTTLVESVAARIDRGGDPERILVLTFSRKAAVELRDRMALRIGAARAPRATTFHSFGYALVRAHQGGDRPTEPLRLLSGPEQDVTVRGLLAGQADLERLGLAHVRWPDELRACLTTRGFADEVRAVLARSRELGLGPEALDAFARRIGRPDWRAAAAFLAEYLDVLDLQGVLDYAELVHRAVLLAGRPEVAERLAGQYDAVYVDEYQDTDPAQVRLLRALAGGGRTLVAFGDPDQSIYAFRGADVNGILDFPRTFPRGDGSPAPVQVLRTSRRSGATLLAATRRLAQRMPLPRLPADRVRAHREPAPVRDGGRVEVYTYPTSGAELDNIADILRRAHLEDGVPWSEMAVLVRAGSRSIPTLRRALTAAGVPLDVDGDDLPLRHEPAVAPLLTALRAVATAEAAEASRQRPGTDEPAPGTGGCWLDTETALTLLTSPLAGMDTADLRRLGRALREEERAAGDPLPPPSDELLARALAEPERLAVHDPAYARGAQRLGALLRRARERLAGGGTAEEALWDLWEGTPWPGRLERAARRGGAAGRNADRDLDAVCALFATAARAEERIGGRGALNFLEEIEAQDIAADTLTRRAVRPEAVRLMTAHRAKGLQWRLVVVAGVQEGLWPDLRRRGSLLEADRIGRDGLAEPLTPGALLAEERRLFYVAATRARERLVVTAVKAPADDGDQPSRFLTELGVEPKDVTGRPRRPLSVAALVAELRATTVDPQASDALREAAARRLARLAALADEDGRPLVPSAHPHRWWGMFEPTESKVPLRDRDKPVVLSGSALEQLAGTCALQWFLGREVKADAPATAAQGFGNVVHVLADEVASGHTPADLDVLMERLDSVWNALAFDAPWKSAQEKENARLALERFLKWHVDAHGARAGRTAVASEHDFDVTLRAGDYEVRIRGQMDRVETDGEGRAYVVDFKTGKQAPSAAEVARHPQLAVYQLAVREGAVDAVFDGARPEPGGAELVQLRLGAAKRDGGETLPKVQAQEPLDGTPGHPGEWIGELLATAAGKVLDERFTPTAGQHCTHCAFRASCSARPEGRHVVD, encoded by the coding sequence GTGAGCTCCTCCTCCACCACCCGGCGCCCGCCGCACCCACCGGTGCGGCAGGGGAGCCGCGGCGCCTACCGTCTGGTCCGTACCCCGCCCGCGCGGGTGGCTCCCCCTCGTCTGGACGCAGCGCAGCGAGCCGTGGTTGACCACGGGAGCGGGCCGCTGCTCGTCCTCGCCGGCCCGGGCACCGGGAAGACGACCACGCTCGTCGAGTCGGTGGCGGCCCGGATCGACCGGGGCGGCGACCCGGAGCGCATCCTGGTGCTGACCTTCAGCCGCAAGGCGGCCGTCGAACTGCGGGACCGCATGGCCCTGCGCATCGGCGCCGCGCGCGCCCCCCGGGCGACCACCTTCCACTCCTTCGGCTACGCCCTGGTCCGCGCCCACCAGGGCGGCGACCGGCCCACCGAGCCGCTGCGGCTGCTGTCCGGCCCCGAGCAGGACGTCACCGTGCGCGGGCTGCTGGCCGGCCAGGCGGACCTGGAGCGGCTCGGGCTCGCGCACGTGCGCTGGCCCGACGAGCTGCGCGCCTGCCTGACCACCCGCGGTTTCGCCGACGAGGTCCGCGCGGTCCTCGCCCGCAGCCGCGAGCTCGGTCTCGGCCCCGAGGCGCTGGACGCCTTCGCCCGCCGCATCGGCCGCCCCGACTGGCGTGCCGCCGCGGCCTTCCTCGCCGAGTACCTCGACGTCCTCGACCTGCAAGGCGTCCTCGACTACGCCGAGCTGGTCCACCGCGCGGTCCTCCTCGCCGGCCGCCCCGAGGTCGCCGAGCGGCTCGCCGGGCAGTACGACGCCGTCTACGTCGACGAGTACCAGGACACCGACCCGGCCCAGGTACGGCTGCTGCGGGCCCTCGCCGGCGGCGGCCGCACCCTGGTCGCCTTCGGCGACCCCGACCAGTCGATCTACGCCTTCCGGGGCGCCGACGTGAACGGCATCCTGGACTTCCCGCGCACCTTCCCGCGCGGGGACGGCAGCCCCGCCCCCGTGCAGGTCCTGCGCACCTCCCGGCGCTCCGGCGCCACCCTGCTGGCCGCCACCCGCCGGCTGGCCCAGCGCATGCCGCTGCCCCGGCTGCCCGCCGACCGGGTGCGCGCCCACCGCGAGCCGGCCCCCGTACGGGACGGGGGCCGCGTCGAGGTGTACACCTATCCGACATCCGGCGCGGAACTGGACAACATCGCCGACATCCTCCGCCGGGCGCATCTGGAGGATGGCGTTCCGTGGAGCGAGATGGCCGTCCTGGTGCGCGCCGGCTCGCGCAGCATCCCGACGCTCCGCCGTGCCCTGACGGCGGCCGGCGTGCCGCTGGACGTGGACGGCGACGACCTGCCCCTGCGGCACGAGCCCGCGGTGGCACCGCTGCTGACGGCACTGCGCGCGGTGGCGACGGCGGAGGCGGCCGAGGCGTCCCGGCAGCGGCCCGGCACCGACGAGCCCGCCCCCGGGACCGGCGGCTGCTGGCTCGACACCGAGACCGCCCTGACCCTGCTCACCTCCCCCCTGGCCGGCATGGACACCGCCGACCTGCGCCGCCTCGGGCGGGCCCTGCGCGAGGAGGAGCGGGCCGCGGGCGATCCGCTGCCGCCGCCCTCGGACGAACTGCTCGCGCGTGCGCTGGCCGAGCCGGAGCGCCTCGCCGTGCACGACCCCGCCTACGCGCGGGGCGCCCAGCGCCTCGGCGCGCTGCTGCGCCGGGCCCGTGAGCGCCTCGCGGGCGGCGGTACGGCCGAGGAGGCGCTGTGGGACCTGTGGGAGGGCACGCCCTGGCCCGGGCGCCTGGAGCGGGCCGCCCGGCGCGGCGGCGCGGCCGGGCGCAACGCCGACCGCGACCTGGACGCCGTATGCGCCCTGTTCGCGACCGCCGCCCGCGCGGAGGAGCGCATCGGCGGCCGGGGCGCCCTGAACTTCCTGGAGGAGATCGAAGCCCAGGACATCGCCGCCGACACCCTCACGCGGCGTGCGGTACGCCCCGAGGCCGTCCGCCTGATGACGGCGCACCGCGCGAAGGGCCTGCAATGGCGCCTGGTCGTCGTCGCGGGGGTCCAGGAGGGCCTGTGGCCGGACCTGCGCCGCCGCGGCTCCCTGCTGGAGGCCGACCGCATCGGCCGGGACGGGCTCGCCGAACCGCTCACCCCGGGCGCGCTGCTCGCCGAGGAGCGCCGCCTGTTCTACGTGGCCGCCACGCGCGCGCGTGAGCGCCTCGTCGTCACGGCCGTCAAGGCACCGGCCGACGACGGCGACCAGCCCTCCCGCTTCCTGACCGAGCTCGGGGTCGAGCCGAAGGACGTCACCGGCCGCCCCCGCCGCCCCCTGTCGGTCGCGGCGCTCGTGGCCGAGCTGCGCGCCACCACGGTCGACCCGCAGGCGTCCGACGCCCTGCGGGAGGCGGCCGCCCGCCGGCTGGCCCGGCTGGCCGCGCTCGCCGACGAGGACGGCCGTCCCCTGGTCCCGTCGGCCCACCCCCACCGCTGGTGGGGCATGTTCGAGCCGACCGAGAGCAAGGTGCCGCTGCGCGACCGCGACAAGCCCGTCGTGCTCTCCGGCAGCGCCCTGGAACAGCTCGCCGGCACCTGCGCCCTGCAATGGTTCCTGGGCCGCGAGGTGAAGGCCGACGCGCCGGCGACCGCGGCCCAGGGCTTCGGCAACGTGGTGCACGTCCTGGCCGACGAGGTCGCCTCCGGACACACCCCGGCCGACCTCGACGTCCTCATGGAGCGCCTGGACTCCGTGTGGAACGCGCTCGCCTTCGACGCGCCGTGGAAGTCGGCCCAGGAGAAGGAGAACGCCCGCCTGGCGCTCGAACGCTTCCTGAAGTGGCACGTCGACGCCCACGGGGCCCGCGCGGGGCGCACCGCGGTCGCCAGCGAGCACGACTTCGACGTGACCCTGAGGGCGGGCGACTACGAGGTGCGCATCCGCGGCCAGATGGACCGCGTCGAGACCGACGGGGAGGGCCGCGCCTACGTCGTCGACTTCAAGACCGGCAAACAGGCGCCCAGCGCGGCGGAGGTCGCCCGGCACCCGCAGCTCGCCGTCTACCAGCTCGCCGTCCGCGAGGGTGCCGTCGACGCCGTGTTCGACGGCGCGCGGCCCGAGCCGGGCGGTGCCGAGCTCGTGCAACTGCGGCTGGGCGCGGCCAAGCGGGACGGCGGCGAGACGCTGCCCAAGGTGCAGGCGCAGGAACCGCTCGACGGGACGCCGGGGCATCCGGGGGAGTGGATCGGCGAGCTGCTGGCCACGGCCGCCGGGAAGGTCCTCGACGAACGGTTCACTCCCACGGCCGGACAGCACTGCACCCACTGCGCGTTCCGGGCCTCGTGCAGCGCGCGGCCCGAGGGGCGGCACGTGGTGGACTGA
- a CDS encoding ATP-dependent helicase, whose product MPARITDPEQLKELLGIPFTPEQTDCITAPPAPQVIVAGAGSGKTTVMAARVVWLVGTGQVAPEQVLGLTFTNKAAGELAERVRKALVKAGVTDPDVIDPDNPPGEPVISTYHAFAGRLLTDHGLRIGLEPASRLLADATRYQLAARVLREAPGPYPALTRSFPDLVGDLLALDAELSEHLVRPEDLRAWDAELLRTLDGAKLTNADLRKVPEAAAARRELADLVMRYRAAKRERDLLDFGDQIALSARLAALPDVGRILRDEFRVVLLDEYQDTSVAQRVLLAGLFGGGTGHPVTAVGDPCQAIYGWRGASVANLDDFPEHFPHADGRPASRRVLSENRRSGGRLLDLANGLAEPLRALHAGVEALRPAPGAERDGTVRCALLRTHAEELDWIADSIAHLVRTGTAPGEIAVLCRTATDFAEIQGALVAREVPVEVVGLSGLLHLPEVADLVAVCEVLQDPGANASLVRLLTGPRWRVGPRDLALLGRRARLLVSHARVDGDDDPDRRLAQAVEGVDPAEVISLADALDTFLETPLDGAGDDDGLPFSPEARVRFARLAAELRDLRRSLSDPLMDVLHRVLAVTGLEVELSASPQALAARRRETLSNFLDVAASFAAGDNEATLLAFLGFLRTAAQYEKGLDNALPGGENTVKVLTAHKSKGLEWDVVAVPGLVTGTFPSAQGREKWTAQGKVLPHGLRGDADTLPDVPSWDSKGIRAFHEAMKDHQHTEELRLGYVTFTRPRSLLLGSGHWWGPTQKKPRGPSAFLQALYDHCAAGHGEIEVWADEPAEGEENPALHRASADRAWPLPLDEASLARRRAAAETVLAHLDELAAHPAAAPGADTHDHPDWPAPEEDEPPFDDEGLRDEVFHDAVPYDGEAPYDDEFPYGEHGDRAEGHPPADEDPFLREDPFAEEFTAGGVEPPAEEDPFVRDAADAWDEDVRTEDDLPPGDGHALRDGHAPRDGRTPGEDPALRGPRVTARPVVPHQATAPEQPGGADAPRPHPAHPEPGPARRGVPEPSGLTPEEARTVASWDRDLDALSGELLRARRSVTEVPLPASLTASQLLRLAEDPDGFSYNFV is encoded by the coding sequence ATGCCCGCTCGTATCACCGATCCCGAGCAGCTCAAGGAGCTCCTCGGCATCCCGTTCACCCCGGAGCAGACGGACTGCATCACCGCGCCGCCCGCCCCGCAGGTGATCGTGGCCGGAGCCGGCTCCGGCAAGACCACGGTGATGGCGGCGCGCGTGGTGTGGCTGGTCGGCACCGGCCAGGTCGCGCCCGAACAGGTGCTCGGCCTCACCTTCACCAACAAGGCCGCCGGCGAGCTCGCCGAACGCGTCCGCAAGGCGCTGGTCAAGGCCGGCGTCACCGACCCGGACGTCATCGACCCGGACAACCCGCCGGGCGAGCCGGTGATCTCCACCTACCACGCCTTCGCGGGCCGCCTCCTGACCGACCACGGCCTGCGCATCGGGCTGGAACCGGCCTCCCGCCTGCTCGCCGACGCCACCCGCTACCAGCTCGCCGCACGGGTGCTGCGCGAGGCCCCCGGCCCCTACCCCGCGCTGACCCGGTCCTTCCCCGACCTGGTCGGCGACCTCCTCGCGCTCGACGCCGAGCTGTCCGAGCACCTGGTACGGCCGGAGGACCTGCGCGCGTGGGACGCCGAGCTGCTGCGCACCCTCGACGGCGCCAAGCTCACCAACGCCGACCTGCGCAAGGTCCCCGAGGCCGCCGCCGCCCGCCGCGAACTGGCCGACCTGGTGATGCGCTACCGGGCGGCCAAGCGGGAGCGCGATCTGCTCGACTTCGGCGACCAGATCGCCCTGTCGGCGCGGCTGGCCGCCCTGCCCGACGTGGGCCGCATCCTGCGCGACGAGTTCCGCGTCGTCCTCCTCGACGAGTACCAGGACACCTCGGTCGCCCAGCGCGTCCTCCTCGCGGGCCTCTTCGGCGGCGGCACCGGCCACCCGGTGACCGCCGTCGGCGACCCCTGCCAGGCCATCTACGGCTGGCGCGGCGCCTCCGTCGCCAACCTCGACGACTTCCCCGAGCACTTCCCGCACGCCGACGGCCGCCCCGCGTCCCGCCGCGTGCTCAGCGAGAACCGCCGCAGCGGCGGACGCCTCCTCGACCTCGCCAACGGCCTGGCCGAACCGCTGCGCGCGCTGCACGCGGGAGTGGAGGCCCTCCGCCCCGCCCCCGGCGCCGAACGCGACGGCACGGTGCGCTGCGCCCTGCTGCGCACCCACGCCGAGGAGCTCGACTGGATCGCCGACTCCATCGCCCACCTCGTACGGACCGGGACGGCGCCCGGCGAGATCGCCGTCCTGTGCCGCACCGCGACCGACTTCGCGGAGATCCAGGGCGCCCTCGTGGCCCGGGAGGTGCCCGTGGAGGTGGTGGGCCTGTCCGGCCTGCTGCACCTGCCCGAGGTGGCCGATCTGGTCGCCGTCTGCGAGGTCCTCCAGGACCCCGGCGCCAACGCCTCCCTCGTCCGCCTGCTCACCGGCCCGCGCTGGCGCGTCGGCCCGCGCGACCTCGCCCTGCTGGGCCGCCGCGCCCGGCTGCTCGTCTCCCACGCGCGCGTGGACGGCGACGACGACCCCGACCGCCGGCTGGCCCAGGCCGTCGAGGGCGTCGACCCGGCGGAGGTGATATCGCTCGCCGACGCCCTCGACACCTTCCTGGAGACCCCGCTGGACGGTGCGGGGGACGACGACGGGCTGCCGTTCTCCCCGGAGGCGCGCGTGCGGTTCGCCCGCCTCGCCGCCGAGCTGCGCGACCTGCGCCGCTCCCTGTCCGACCCGCTGATGGACGTCCTGCACCGGGTCCTCGCCGTCACCGGTCTGGAGGTCGAGCTGTCGGCGTCCCCGCAGGCCCTGGCCGCCCGCCGCCGGGAGACCCTGTCGAACTTCCTGGACGTCGCCGCCTCCTTCGCCGCCGGCGACAACGAGGCCACCCTCCTCGCCTTCCTCGGCTTCCTGCGCACCGCCGCCCAGTACGAGAAGGGCCTCGACAACGCCCTCCCCGGCGGCGAGAACACCGTCAAGGTGCTCACCGCCCACAAGTCCAAGGGCCTGGAGTGGGACGTCGTCGCCGTCCCCGGCCTGGTCACCGGCACCTTCCCCAGCGCGCAGGGGCGCGAGAAGTGGACGGCCCAGGGCAAGGTACTGCCGCACGGCCTGCGCGGCGACGCCGACACCCTGCCCGACGTCCCCTCCTGGGACTCCAAGGGGATCAGGGCCTTCCACGAGGCGATGAAGGACCACCAGCACACCGAGGAGCTGCGCCTGGGCTACGTCACCTTCACGCGCCCCCGCTCCCTCCTCCTGGGCTCCGGCCACTGGTGGGGCCCGACCCAGAAGAAGCCCCGTGGACCGTCCGCCTTCCTCCAGGCCCTGTACGACCACTGCGCCGCCGGCCACGGCGAGATCGAGGTCTGGGCGGACGAGCCCGCCGAGGGGGAGGAGAACCCCGCCCTGCACCGGGCGAGCGCCGACCGGGCATGGCCACTGCCCCTCGACGAGGCGTCCCTCGCCCGGCGCCGGGCCGCCGCGGAGACGGTCCTGGCCCACCTGGACGAGCTCGCCGCCCACCCGGCCGCCGCACCCGGCGCGGACACCCACGACCACCCGGACTGGCCCGCACCGGAGGAGGACGAGCCCCCGTTCGACGACGAGGGCCTCCGCGACGAGGTTTTCCACGACGCGGTTCCGTACGACGGCGAAGCGCCGTACGACGACGAGTTCCCGTACGGGGAGCACGGCGACCGGGCGGAGGGGCACCCCCCCGCCGACGAGGACCCCTTCCTCCGTGAGGACCCCTTCGCCGAGGAGTTCACCGCAGGGGGCGTTGAGCCGCCCGCCGAGGAGGACCCCTTCGTCCGGGATGCCGCAGACGCCTGGGACGAGGACGTCCGGACCGAGGACGACCTCCCCCCGGGGGACGGTCACGCCCTCCGGGACGGCCACGCTCCCCGGGACGGCCGGACCCCCGGGGAGGACCCGGCCCTCCGGGGCCCCCGGGTCACCGCCCGCCCGGTCGTCCCGCACCAGGCCACGGCTCCCGAACAGCCCGGCGGGGCCGACGCTCCGCGCCCGCACCCCGCGCACCCGGAGCCGGGCCCGGCCCGCCGCGGGGTGCCGGAACCGTCCGGGCTCACCCCGGAGGAGGCCCGCACCGTCGCGTCCTGGGACCGCGACCTCGACGCCCTCTCCGGCGAGCTCCTGCGGGCCCGCCGCAGCGTCACCGAGGTGCCCCTGCCGGCGTCGCTGACCGCGTCGCAGCTCCTGCGGCTGGCCGAGGACCCCGACGGCTTCTCGTATAACTTCGTATAA
- a CDS encoding dipeptidase, producing MSQPVDSAVSAVRTYIAQHRTAFLDDLAEWLRIPSVSAQPAHAPDVRRSADWLTAKLRETGFPVAEVWETPGAPAVFAEWPAADPAAPTVLVYGHHDVQPAAREDGWDSEPFEPVVRGNRLYARGAADDKGQVFFHTLGVRAHLAATGRTAPAVHLKLLIEGEEESGSPHFRALVEKHAARLAADAVIVSDTGMWSEDTPTVCTGMRGLAECEIRLYGPDQDIHSGSFGGAVPNPATAAARLVAALHDEHARVAIPGFYDGVIELTDRERALFAELPFDERRWLRTAKSHAAHGEAGYTTLERVWARPTAEVNGIGGGYQGPGSKTIIPSSAMVKLSFRLVAGQDPGHVEKAVRAWAAEQLPAGIRHEITFGGATRPCLTPLDHPALQSVVRAMGRAFGEPVRFTREGGSGPAADLQEVLGAPVLFLGISVPSDGWHAPNEKVELDLLLKGVETSAYLWGDLAEHWRHAP from the coding sequence ATGAGCCAGCCCGTTGACAGTGCCGTCAGCGCCGTCCGTACGTACATCGCGCAGCACCGCACCGCCTTCCTCGACGACCTCGCCGAGTGGCTGCGCATCCCGTCCGTGTCGGCGCAGCCCGCCCACGCGCCCGACGTCCGGCGCAGCGCCGACTGGCTCACCGCCAAGCTGCGGGAGACCGGCTTCCCGGTCGCCGAGGTCTGGGAGACGCCGGGCGCCCCGGCCGTCTTCGCCGAGTGGCCCGCCGCCGACCCCGCGGCGCCCACCGTCCTCGTCTACGGCCACCACGACGTGCAGCCGGCCGCCCGTGAGGACGGCTGGGACAGCGAGCCGTTCGAGCCCGTGGTGCGCGGGAACCGCCTCTACGCGCGCGGGGCGGCCGACGACAAGGGCCAGGTGTTCTTCCACACCCTCGGCGTCCGCGCGCACCTGGCGGCCACCGGCCGCACCGCGCCCGCCGTGCACCTGAAGCTGCTGATCGAGGGCGAGGAGGAATCCGGCTCCCCGCACTTCCGGGCCCTGGTGGAGAAGCACGCCGCACGCCTGGCCGCCGACGCCGTGATCGTCTCCGACACCGGCATGTGGTCCGAGGACACCCCCACGGTGTGCACCGGCATGCGCGGCCTCGCCGAGTGCGAGATCCGGCTGTACGGCCCCGACCAGGACATCCACTCCGGGTCCTTCGGCGGCGCGGTGCCCAACCCGGCCACCGCCGCGGCCCGCCTCGTCGCCGCGCTGCACGACGAGCACGCGCGCGTGGCCATCCCCGGCTTCTACGACGGTGTGATCGAGCTCACCGACCGTGAACGGGCGCTCTTCGCCGAGCTGCCCTTCGACGAGCGGCGGTGGCTGCGCACGGCGAAGTCCCACGCGGCCCACGGCGAGGCGGGGTACACCACCCTGGAGCGCGTCTGGGCCCGCCCCACCGCCGAGGTCAACGGCATCGGCGGCGGCTACCAGGGCCCCGGCAGCAAGACGATCATCCCGTCCTCGGCGATGGTGAAGCTCTCCTTCCGGCTGGTCGCCGGCCAGGACCCCGGCCACGTCGAGAAGGCCGTCCGAGCCTGGGCCGCCGAGCAGCTCCCCGCCGGGATCCGGCACGAGATCACGTTCGGCGGTGCCACGCGCCCGTGCCTGACGCCGCTGGACCACCCGGCGCTGCAGTCGGTGGTCCGCGCCATGGGCCGCGCCTTCGGGGAACCGGTCCGCTTCACCCGCGAGGGCGGCTCCGGACCCGCCGCCGACCTCCAGGAGGTCCTCGGCGCACCGGTGCTCTTCCTGGGCATCTCCGTCCCGTCCGACGGCTGGCACGCCCCCAACGAGAAAGTCGAACTCGATCTGCTGCTCAAAGGCGTCGAAACCTCCGCGTACCTGTGGGGCGACCTCGCGGAGCACTGGCGCCATGCCCCCTGA